Proteins from one Bactrocera neohumeralis isolate Rockhampton chromosome 3, APGP_CSIRO_Bneo_wtdbg2-racon-allhic-juicebox.fasta_v2, whole genome shotgun sequence genomic window:
- the LOC126753091 gene encoding tubulin glycylase 3A yields the protein MHEKSGENANENNKNETAQEKQQAPAAEKLGDVPAPLQPTKPAEVKTIESTSVEVTTNRTTTHVETTIAVTTSATTTASLTVTATATTTATLSTATKPITATITTATGKEIIPSAPPSNYCNRRTWITTDRLNELRRRAQEAVKQNKTFTIRGSFHSVRNALVARGWIEKLDVHRKQIPTGVCQVTYDDLAQGLPKRKPGETRRQYIVKCERNIMSRFLEHMPIDFLWTNRKEKCDYIDQAKNPGMIINKFHRAPFTSKEGLCAQLKDFHWFYEEGMSELYFPRCYNVWSLEELAEFMDNFKLTACIAFIRVVVDRYRRKGIDAIFSTMGTVPYNSIDFAIKRCSDYLDSCQHKDIDLDELSRVWEHEWDVFFHQHQQVVTEEAKIFTEPTRAPEYTVKLSIQLLEHLQNFWPQYTLDGYQNLWIVKPANKCRGRGIQLMDNLKKILVLVNPSIGSKSRYVVQKYIERPLIIHHTKFDIRQWFLITNVQPLVVWMYKESYLRFSSQEYSLSNHHESVHLTNHAIQKKYNNGKRDKRLPIENMWDCYSFQAYLRQIGKQDMWQERIYPGMKKAIVGTMLSSQENMDRRPNTFELFGADFMICENFYPWLIEINSSPDLGATTSVTARMCPQCLEDVIKVAIDRRVDPKADMGNFELIYRQVVPPTPAYMGLNLFVKGKQIVTKAPHHHHHHHYPHQQRERPTLSGHNYRHRATITPAISNVHKAMPTFNATEYVEKYIMEAGNSSRSSISCGLVGGITASGAVIHTSPTPMQMVQNARRKYHITPQTPAMICPNLLKTPRTQVGTRRKSVTNLSSKANTMPATAKDHEATVPLMKRHRSCGPRLNTAVVAGCTNNEGDKNFKFIIKKCVIPTSAEVNNQLPSQIDAESATVSVSAHASKSKSVDNIVDMLRRFKGQPQSMTLPQTQGSTQVARSGGVVHDLTIGVNEKSIKSLLAKQTKSNTTEASQLAAKMAASAGIRTVGRKLVTWRRSRRHNARLAANASNTKSAGSVYVCKKKPMALVGVAPSAASLTVAERSRSSSANYQKPASVTNATAKI from the exons ATGCATGAGAAATCCGGTGAAAATGCCAACGAGAATAACAAGAATGAAACCGCCCAAGAGAAGCAACAAGCGCCAGCAGCTGAAAAATTGGGAGACGTACCAGCGCCACTGCAGCCAACAAAACCAGCGGAAGTGAAAACAATTGAATCCACTTCCGTTGAAGTGACAACGAACAGGACTACAACGCATGTAGAGACTACCATAGCGGTCACAACCAGTGCCACCACGACAGCTAGCTTAACAGTCACTGCCACAGCCACAACCACCGCCACACTTAGCACAGCTACCAAACCGATAACTGCCACAATCACTACCGCAACCGGCAAGGAGATAATACCCAGCGCACCGCCCAGCAATTACTGTAATCGTCGCACTTGGATTACAACCGATCGTCTAAATGAGTTACGCCGTCGCGCACAAGAGGCGGTCAAGCAGAATAAAACCTTCACCATACGCGGCTCCTTTCATTCCGTACGCAATGCGCTCGTGGCACGCGGTTGGATTGAAAAATTGGACGTGCATCGCAAACAAATACCAACGGGTGTGTGCCAAGTGACCTACGATGATTTGGCGCAGGGTTTGCCCAAGCGCAAGCCGGGCGAGACACGTCGCCAATATATTGTCAAGTGTGAACGTAACATTATGTCGCGCTTTCTCGAACACATGCCCATCGACTTTTTATGGACGAATCGCAAAGAGAAATGTGATTATATAGATCAAGCTAAAAATCCGGGCATGATTATTAATAAGTTTCACCGTGCGCCATTTACCTCGAAGGAGGGTTTATGTGCACAATTGAAGGACTTCCATTGGTTCTATGAGGAGGGTATGTCTGAGTTGTATTTTCCACGTTGTTACAATGTTTGGAGTTTGGAAGAGCTGGCCGAGTTTATGGATAACTTCAAGCTCACTGCCTGTATTGCCTTCATACGCGTCGTGGTGGATCGCTACCGTCGTAAGGGTATAGATGCGATTTTCTCCACTATGGGTACTGTACCATATAATAGCAtcgattttgcaattaaacgTTGCAGCGATTACTTGGATAGTTGTCAGCACAAAGATATCGATTTGGATGAGCTATCACGTGTTTGGGAACATGAATGGGATGTCTTCTTTCATCAACATCAACAGGTCGTAACGGAGGAAGCGAAAATATTTACAGAACCTACGCGTGCACCCGAGTATACGGTAAAATTGAGTATACAACTGTTGGAGCATCTGCAAAACTTTTGGCCGCAATATACGCTGGATGGTTATCAGAATTTGTGGATCGTAAAGCCGGCGAATAAGTGTCGGGGACGTGGCATACAATTAATggataatttaaagaaaattctaGTGCTTGTAAATCCGTCCATCGGTTCGAAGAGTCGTTATGTGGTGCAAAAGTATATAG AAAGACCGCTCATTATTCACCATACAAAGTTTGATATACGCCAATGGTTTCTCATAACCAATGTACAACCGCTGGTCGTCTGGATGTACAAGGAGAGTTATCTGCGTTTTAGCTCGCAAGAGTATAGCTTGAGTAATCATCATGAATCGGTGCATCTGACTAATCATGCCATTCAAAAGAAATACAACAACGGTAAGCGCGATAAACGTTTGCCCATAGAGAACATGTGGGATTGTTACTCCTTTCAAGCGTATCTGCGTCAAATCGGCAAACAAGATATGTGGCAGGAACGCATCTATCCGGGcatgaagaaagccattgtggGCACAATGTTGTCGTCACAGGAAAATATGGATCGTCGTCCGAACACGTTTGAGTTGTTCGGTGCAGATTTTATGATATGCGAGAATTTCTATCCTTGGCTAATTGAGATCAATTCAAGTCCCGATTTGGGTGCGACAACCAGTGTGACGGCACGTATGTGTCCGCAATGTCTGGAGGATGTGATAAAAG TTGCAATTGATCGACGCGTGGATCCCAAGGCAGATATGGGTAATTTTGAACTTATCTACCGCCAAGTGGTGCCACCAACACCAGCCTATATGGGACTCAATCTCTTCGTGAAAGGCAAGCAAATTGTCACTAAAGCgccacatcatcatcatcaccatcacTACCCGCATCAACAACGCGAACGTCCAACACTAAGTGGACATAATTACAGGCATCGTGCCACCATTACGCCAGCCATCTCGAATGTGCACAAGGCTATGCCCACATTCAATGCTACCGAGTACGTTGAGAAGTATATAATGGAGGCGGGAAATAGCAGTCGTAGCAGCATAAGCTGCGGTCTCGTTGGCGGTATCACCGCCTCGGGTGCAGTGATACACACTTCGCCCACACCAATGCAAATGGTGCAAAATGCACGTCGCAAATATCATATAACACCGCAAACGCCTGCTATGATCTGTCCGAATCTCTTGAAAACGCCACGCACACAGGTAGGCACACGCCGCAAGTCTGTCACGAATCTCTCCAGTAAAGCGAACACCATGCCAGCAACAGCTAAAGATCACGAGGCGACTGTACCGCTTATGAAGCGACATCGGAGTTGTGGACCACGCCTTAACACTGCCGTCGTAGCGGGTTGTACGAATAATGAAggtgataaaaattttaaatttattattaagaaaTGTGTGATCCCAACATCGGCCGAGGTCAATAACCAATTGCCTAGTCAAATCGACGCAGAATCGGCCACGGTCAGTGTTTCGGCGCACGCGAGCAAAAGTAAAAGCGTCGATAATATTGTGGATATGTTACGTCGGTTCAAAGGTCAGCCACAGTCAATGACACTGCCACAAACGCAAGGGTCAACACAGGTGGCACGCAGTGGTGGTGTAGTGCATGATTTGACCATAGGCGTAAACGAAAAATCAATCAAGTCCTTGCTGGCGAAACAAACGAAATCCAACACAACTGAGGCGTCTCAACTGGCAGCAAAAATGGCAGCTTCAGCCGGCATACGCACGGTCGGACGCAAGCTTGTGACTTGGCGGCGCTCCAGGCGTCATAACGCCCGCCTAGCCGCTAACGCCAGCAACACCAAGTCCGCTGGCAGCGTTTACGTTTGCAAGAAGAAGCCGATGGCGTTGGTAGGCGTTGCGCCCTCTGCAGCGAGCTTAACTGTTGCGGAACGTTCACGCAGCTCATCCGCGAACTATCAAAAGCCAGCTTCGGTAACAAACGCCACagcaaaaatctaa
- the LOC126753095 gene encoding tubulin glycylase 3B yields the protein MQRSSTSWPNYRNQYYNPVYKIRSLIQSLDAELAALSHRCAVSKINVLNPTAANVNYILGHTSSGTKYKAYPEVNKSMAILSDGQAASNAQTRTLSSIYRSRVIDAFRNRRIFTVYGNYHTIRRALLNRGWLEKLSPNRYPKLQSLPEEVLLQHAKRGNDYEAVAISKIISHFPAFFIWQPKAQRDSHTDVLPLRNRVRRGRNLDFSTKVGLIGCAEQHQWFHQQGVCGMSHPRFYRLGGSSEERMAFIEDFRQTQCRSLLKFILEHGQRLSELADPDEGTIPISVVHFAVTNLKKHFDEFEHRTLDDDGEKNTESENIEWQNFIADSNQVMRNNAKIKVTVPLLEEVSKLSRIYLAKIEERRRDYKWDGCRNLWILKPGYQCRGLGIIIRSSIDEILQWATNNPQRRYIAQKYLERPLLIHKTKFDIRQYMLLSISDCTLSIWLYRDCYLRFSSQEFTIDDLRESIHLTNNSVQKRYKNKPNRDIRLPKNNMWSLEQFKVYLKHSNAPDNIWEERIYPGFKENLIAVVMASLEETDFVENSFELYGCDLMLDEQYNPILIEINSTPDLSPSTDVTARICPLALKDLVKVIVDLPRNPLSPTGNFERVYEVNYKIKRDFDPEVGLDICGKAMTLFKQTIVPQKKTPIRLPTKLIKKTEHAIKVPLKRLRGPAAQKNKAQMDAGVTEPKILKSAAKEALALRYTAPK from the exons ATGCAACGTTCCTCAACATCTTGGCCAAATTATAGAAACCAATACTACAATCCCGTCTATAAAATCCGTTCATTAATACAATCACTGGACGCCGAATTGGCGGCACTCTCACATCGTTGCGCAGTCTCAAAAATTAACGTACTAAATCCAACCGCAGCGAACGTAAACTATATACTCGGTCACACTAGCAGCGGCACGAAATACAAAGCCTATCCGGAGGTGAATAAAAGTATGGCGATTTTGAGTGACGGCCAAGCGGCTAGCAATGCGCAAACACGCACGCTATCGAGCATCTATCGCTCACGTGTGATCGATGCGTTTCGCAATCGTCGCATATTCACCGTTTACGGTAATTACCATACCATCCGGCGCGCATTGCTGAATCGTGGTTGGCTGGAGAAGCTGTCGCCGAATCGTTATCCGAAATTGCAAAGCTTACCCGAGGAGGTATTGCTGCAGCATGCCAAGCGTGGCAATGACTATGAGGCGGTGGCCATTTCAAAAATCATTAGTCACTTTCCGGCGTTTTTCATTTGGCAACCGAAGGCACAACGCGATTCGCATACGGATGTGCTGCCGCTGCGTAATCGTGTGCGACGCGGTCGCAATTTGGATTTTTCGACCAAAGTTGGTTTGATCGGTTGCGCCGAACAGCATCAGTGGTTCCATCAGCAGGGTGTTTGCGGCATGAGTCATCCACGCTTCTATCGACTGGGTGGCAGTTCGGAAGAGCGCATGGCATTCATAGAGGATTTTCGTCAAACGCAGTGTCGCAGTTTACTCAAATTTATCTTGGAGCATGGTCAACGTTTATCGGAGTTGGCGGATCCGGATGAGGGTACTATACCGATATCTGTGGTGCATTTCGCTgtgacaaatttgaaaaaacatttcgATGAATTCGAACATCGTACACTGGATGACGATGGCGAAAAGAATACGGAAAGTGAAAATATCGAATGGCAGAACTTTATTGCCGATTCCAATCAAGTTATGCGTAATAATGCCAAAATTAAAGTGACTGTACCGTTGCTGGAGGAAGTGTCCAAATTAAGTCGCATTTATTTGGCTAAAATAGAAGAGCGCCGTCGAGATTACAAGTGGGATGGTTGTCGTAATCTGTGGATCCTAAAGCCCGGTTATCAATGTCGCGGTCTGGGTATTATCATACGTAGTTCCATTGATGAGATTTTGCAATGGGCAACCAACAATCCGCAAAGAAGATATATCGCACAGAAGTATTTGG AACGTCCACTCTTGATACATAAAACCAAATTCGATATACGTCAATATATGCTGCTCTCCATTAGTGATTGTACTCTATCTATATGGTTATATCGCGATTGTTACTTGCGCTTCAGCTCACAGGAGTTCACCATCGATGATCTGCGTGAATCAATACACTTAACGAATAATTCGGTACAGAAGCGTTATAAGAACAAACCAAATCGTGATATACGTTTGCCGAAGAACAATATGTGGTCGTTGGAACAATTCAAAGTCTATCTAAAACATTCAAATGCCCCCGACAATATATGGGAAGAACGTATTTATCCGGGTTTCAAAGAGAATCTTATCGCTGTTGTGATGGCCAGTTTGGAGGAGACTGATTTTGTGGAAAATTCGTTCGAATTGTATGGTTGTGATTTAATGTTAGACGAACAATATAATCCGATATTAATTGAAATCAATTCTACGCCGGATCTCTCGCCATCCACCGACGTGACGGCACGTATTTGTCCTTTGGCTTTGAAAGATTTGGTGAAAGTCATTGTCGATTTGCCGCGTAATCCACTTTCGCCCACTGGTAATTTTGAGCGTGTCTACGAGGTTAACTATAAGATCAAAAGAGATTTCGATCCCGAAGTTGGTTTAGACATTTGTGGCAAAGCAATGACACTATTCAAACAAACAATAGTACCGCAAAAGAAGACGCCAATTCGTTTGCCGACCAAATTGATTAAGAAAACAGAACATGCAATAAAAGTGCCATTGAAGCGTTTAAGAGGACCAGCTGCACAG AAAAATAAAGCACAAATGGACGCTGGTGTAACTGAACCCAAAATTCTTAAATCCGCCGCTAAAGAAGCGCTAGCACTACGCTACACCGCCCCaaagtaa
- the LOC126753093 gene encoding eukaryotic translation elongation factor 2, protein MVNFTVDEIRALMDKKRNIRNMSVIAHVDHGKSTLTDSLVSKAGIIAGAKAGETRFTDTRKDEQERCITIKSTAISMYFEVEDKDLVFITHADQREKECKGFLINLIDSPGHVDFSSEVTAALRVTDGALVVVDCVSGVCVQTETVLRQAIAERIKPILFMNKMDRALLELQLEAEELYQTFQRIVENVNVIIATYNDDGGPMGEVRVDPSKGSVGFGSGLHGWAFTLKQFSEMYSEKFKIDVVKLMNRLWGENFFNAKTKKWQKQKEADNKRSFCMYILDPIYKVFDAIMNYKKEEIGTLLEKIGVTIKHEDKDKDGKALLKVVMRTWLPAGEALLQMIAIHLPSPVIAQKYRMEMLYEGPHDDEAAVAVKNCDPDGPLMMYISKMVPTSDKGRFYAFGRVFSGKVATGQKCRIMGPNYVPGKKEDLYEKAIQRTILMMGRYVEAIEDVPSGNICGLVGVDQFLVKTGTITTFKDAHNMKVMKFSVSPVVRVAVEPKNPADLPKLVEGLKRLAKSDPMVQCIIEESGEHIIAGAGELHLEICLKDLEEDHACIPLKKSDPVVSYRETVFEESNQMCLSKSPNKHNRLMMKALPMPDGLPEDIDNGDVSSKDDFKLRARYLAEKYDYDVTEARKIWCFGPDGTGPNFVLDCTKSVQYLNEIKDSVVAGFQWASKEGIMAEENMRGVRFNIYDVTLHADAIHRGGGQIIPTTRRCLYASAITAGPRLMEPVYLCEIQCPEVAVGGIYGVLNRRRGHVFEEAQVVGTPMFVVKAYLPVNESFGFTADLRSNTGGQAFPQCVFDHWQVLPGDPCEPSSKPYQIVQDTRKRKGLKEGLPDLAQYLDKL, encoded by the exons Atg GTCAACTTTACTGTCGACGAAATCCGTGCCTTGATGGACAAGAAGCGGAACATCCGTAACATGTCCGTCATTGCTCACGTCGATCATGGCAAATCAACTTTGACCGATTCCTTG GTGTCGAAGGCCGGTATTATTGCTGGTGCCAAGGCTGGTGAAACCCGTTTCACTGACACCCGTAAAGATGAACAGGAACGTTGCATTACCATCAAGTCAAC TGCCATTTCTATGTACTTCGAAGTTGAAGACAAGGATCTTGTTTTCATCACCCATGCTGATCAGCGTGAGAAGGAGTGCAAAGGTTTCTTGATCAATTTGATCGATTCACCCGGTCACGTTGATTTCTCCTCTGAAGTAACTGCTGCTCTTCGTGTAACTGACGGTGCCTTGGTCGTCGTCGATTGTGTCTCTGGTGTATGTGTGCAAACCGAGACTGTATTGCGTCAAGCTATCGCTGAACGTATTAAGCCAATTTTGTTCATGAACAAAATGGACCGTGCTTTGCTTGAATTGCAATTGGAGGCTGAAGAACTGTACCAAACTTTCCAGCGTATCGTTGAAAACGTGAACGTCATTATTGCTACTTACAACGATGATGGTGGTCCAATGGGTGAAGTGCGTGTTGACCCCTCCAAGGGTTCCGTCGGTTTCGGTTCTGGTCTGCACGGATGGGCTTTCACTCTTAAGCAGTTCTCCGAAATGTACTCAGAGAAATTCAAGATCGATGTCGTCAAGCTAATGAACCG TCTATGGGGTGAGAACTTCTTCAACGCCAAGACCaagaaatggcaaaaacaaaaggaaGCCGATAACAAGCGCTCCTTCTGTATGTACATCTTGGACCCCATCTACAAAGTGTTCGATGCTATCATGAACTACAAGAAGGAAGAAATCGGTACTTTGTTGGAAAAGATCGGTGTTACCATCAAGCACGAAGATAAGGACAAGGATGGTAAAGCCCTCCTGAAGGTTGTTATGCGCACCTGGTTGCCAGCTGGTGAAGCTTTGCTTCAgatgattgccattcacttgccTTCACCTGTAATTGCTCAGAAATACCGTATGGAAATGTTGTACGAGGGTCCACATGACGATGAAGCTGCCGTCGCTGTTAAGAACTGTGATCCTGATGGTCCATTGATGATGTACATTTCCAAAATGGTACCGACTTCCGATAAGGGTCGTTTCTATGCCTTCGGTCGTGTGTTCTCCGGTAAGGTCGCTACTGGCCAGAAGTGCCGTATCATGGGCCCCAACTATGTGCCCGGCAAGAAGGAAGATTTGTACGAAAAGGCCATCCAACGTACAATTTTGATGATGGGTCGTTATGTTGAAGCCATCGAAGATGTGCCTTCCGGTAACATTTGCGGTCTGGTCGGTGTCGATCAATTCTTGGTTAAGACTGGTACCATCACCACATTCAAGGATGCCCACAACATGAAG GTGATGAAATTCTCCGTGTCACCCGTCGTGCGTGTTGCCGTCGAGCCCAAGAACCCAGCTGATTTGCCCAAATTGGTGGAAGGTCTTAAGCGTTTGGCCAAATCCGATCCTATGGTGCAATGTATCATTGAAGAATCCGGTGAGCACATCATTGCTGGTGCCGGTGAATTGCATTTGGAAATTTGCTTGAAGGATTTGGAAGAAGATCACGCTTGCATTCCATTGAAGAAATCCGACCCCGTTGTATCATACCGTGAAACCGTATTCGAGGAATCCAACCAAATGTGCTTGTCCAAATCGCCCAACAAGCATAACCGTCTGATGATGAAAGCTTTGCCCATGCCTGACGGTTTGCCCGAGGACATTGACAACGGTGATGTCAGCTCCAAGGACGATTTCAAACTTCGTGCCCGTTACTTGGCCGAGAAATACGATTATGATGTGACAGAAGCCCGTAAAATCTGGTGTTTCGGACCTGACGGTACCGGCCCTAACTTCGTTTTGGATTGTACCAAATCCGTGCAATACTTGAATGAAATTAAGGATTCCGTTGTTGCCGGTTTCCAATGGGCATCCAAGGAAGGTATTATGGCTGAAGAAAATATGCGTGGTGTACGTTTCAACATTTATGATGTGACGTTGCACGCTGATGCTATCCATCGTGGTGGTGGTCAAATCATTCCAACAACTCGTCGTTGCTTGTACGCTTCAGCTATCACAGCTGGACCACGTTTGATGGAACCCGTTTACTTGTGCGAAATTCAATGTCCCGAAGTTGCTGTTGGTGGTATCTACGGTGTATTGAATAGACGTCGTGGTCATGTCTTCGAAGAAGCTCAAGTTGTTGGCACACCTATGTTCGTGGTCAAGGCATACTTGCCCGTAAACGAATCGTTCGGTTTCACCGCCGATTTACGTTCCAACACCGGTGGACAAGCTTTCCCACAATGCGTGTTCGACCATTGGCAAGTGTTGCCCGGTGATCCGTGCGAACCCAGCAGCAAACCATACCAGATTGTACAGGATACACGTAAACGTAAGGGTTTGAAGGAAGGTCTACCCGACTTGGCCCAATACCTCGATAAATTGTAA